A region from the Microbacterium lacus genome encodes:
- a CDS encoding DUF7218 family protein, translating into MPRGKDPRLKDPEMYEALRRDGASKEKAARISNAAGGTKAGRSQVGRKGGESGDYEDWTVPELRKRAKELGLSGYSRMRKSALITLLRTH; encoded by the coding sequence ATGCCGCGTGGGAAAGACCCCCGACTCAAGGATCCCGAGATGTACGAGGCGCTGCGACGCGACGGTGCGTCCAAAGAGAAGGCGGCCCGCATCTCCAACGCCGCCGGTGGCACGAAGGCCGGCCGATCCCAGGTCGGGCGCAAGGGCGGGGAGTCCGGCGACTACGAGGACTGGACCGTGCCCGAGCTGAGGAAGCGTGCCAAGGAGCTCGGCCTCTCCGGCTACTCGCGCATGCGCAAGTCCGCTCTGATCACCCTGCTCCGCACCCACTGA